The genomic segment GCGTCTCTCGGGCACTGTCCTCCCCCTCTAGCCGCCGGCAGATCCAGTCTAGCACCCGAGCATTCTCTCCAAAGCCTGGCCACAGGAAGTGGCCTGTCTCGTTGCGCCGGAACCAGTTGACATGGAAGATGCGGGGCAGCTGGGCCCCCTTGAGCCCCTCCATGCTCAGCCAGTGTTCAAGGTAGTGCCCAAAGTTGTAGCCAAAAAAGGGCCGCATGGCAAATGGGTCGTGCATGATGACCTTCCCTGCGGAGGGGAGCAGGATGGGTAAGGAATCTCCCTTCTTACTGGAGAAGAGAAGGGTACCCTGCCTCCAGCTGGAGGAAGTTGTGAAATGTTGGCAGTTCTGGAATATCctcgaggcagggggagggaaagggaatgAGGAAAAGATACACATGGGAAGGGGTGGGTAGCAGGAAGGTCTGGctcaggaagggagagaagaggcaaGCTGGGCACACAGGAGAGGGGCTCACCTTTGTGTTCAGCGGCGGCAGTGGCCTCCGAGCGCATGGCGCTGCCCACAAACACCCCATGGCGCCAGTTGAAGGCCTCATATACCAGGGGGACTCCTGGGATACCAGTGCACGTGGTCAAAGGCAGCCAGGTCAAAGGCAGCCCTTATCTTTGTACGATCACTCCATCCCTTCTGGTGATCTTGACTCCTactcactttctctgtctctctctccccgctAGGACCTCAGCTGCCATTTTCAAACCCCATGCCTCCCCCCTCCACCTCGATTTTGCATTCTCCCGGGGGGGTGCTCTAGAGGCAGGCAGCTGCAGTTGGCGATCCAGGCTGAGGCTCTCTGAGCTTTAAGTACAAGAGGGAGGTGGGCCCTGATAGAGAGCCCGACCCTTAACCCAGATGGCATGGAGCCCACACAATGTTTACCTTTGGGTCTGCGGCCTCCAAAGATGATGGCGTCAATGGGGACACCCTCaggggcctcccaggctgggtctATGATGGGGCACTGGCGAGCCGGGGCACAAAAGCGAGAGTTGGGATGTGCACAGGGCTCCTTGTCACCTGGCAGAGCAAATACAAATCCTGTCACTTCCAAGGGCATGTCCACCCCCAGTACACACATACATTTGCAGACACTCTTGCAcaatttctttttgcctcatcAGCTCCCTGTGACATCGGGTTGGAGGTTGGTAAGGAGCAGGGAGAAGGGAGTCAGGACATCTCCCATGAAGATCAGGTTATTTATCCATAATGGTACTGCCAGCTGAGCTATGAGAGAAAAGAGCAGGAGAGGAATTGGGGTTTAGCAGGGCACTAATGTTTATGTCAAGCTACAGCCACCAGGCACTGACAAGTGCTCAAGGGAATGGGGGTTAAATATTGGCATAGGGTTATAATAGAACATTTCCCCCAGGAACTCTTCTTTTAACTTatgggattatttttttaaataaacactcaAACCCAAAGCAGACCCTAAGACTGTCAGGTCAGTATGTCAGACAACTGACTTTCCATCAGCAAATGGTGGAAGACAGAATCTCCTGAGCTATCAAATGCAAACAGGAAATGATTCTAAAGCTAGCAGGATTTTGGTAATTTCCCTGGGTCTGTTCAGACCCTGCTGGAGTGACAGGGCTTGAAGAACTCAGATGAGGACATAATCTGGGCAGTTGTAACGTAAGGAGCCCAGGTCATTTGGCCCCGTCAGGTGCCTGGAGAGGAGCTGGGACTGAGTCAGTGGCATATGTATAAAGCACCATCAGGCAGGCCCTGAATGGACACAGTACTTTCTTTCCCAGAGGTTGCTGGTTGGACCTGGGGGGCAAGGGAGTCACAGAGccagcaccccctgcccccctccgGTCCCCCAGCACCTGTCTCCACTCTCATATAAGAGCCAACCCTTATGCATCTCTCTTGCACTTTCATCAGCCCCCAATTCAGAACGTAGCACAGAGTATTATGCGCAGAATTGAAGCTGGGCACAACACGCCCTAGTTACACCCCTGAATCCTGAGATGATGAAAGGGTTGGGCAACTAGCATGTGGGGAAATATGAAAGTCTCTTGGATTTCTCAGTAGGgtggggaggctgaggagggCTTAATGATGGTGTTAGAGAAAATGCAGGATGACTAGATGAAGAGGGTGACTGCTAAGCCAGTCTGGAAAACTTGACTGTAGGCTTCAGTGACCACAGGCACCCTCCCCTGCTAGGCTCTTCTTTGTTCCCACCCTGAGGTCTGGGCTCTTTGAATGCCAAAGGACACTGAAAGCTAAAGGTCCAGAGtgcagggctggggggaaggCGCCGGGCTGCAGGATACCAGGGAATAACGACAGGGTTGAGAAACTAGCTTTTAGGAGAGGCTAGACAGCTGGTCTGATTTTGTTTGGAAggattggggtgtgtgtgttggaggggcaggggaagggtgAGGGTAAGAATACTGACCTTTAGACAATGGTTATTACacgggggtgggatgggggggtgggggggaccatGTGGCAGTGGGAGGGATAGGCTTCCTCCTTCCTAAGGGGTCAAACTTTAGGGACTGTACTTTGAGTCCAATTCTTTCTGTAATAATTTCCAAGacagcgccccccccccacctttaaAAGTATGCAGCTTATATTagctgagcatttactatgtattTGGCACTGTGTTGAACCCTGTGCACGCTTTGCTTAATTTAATCCTCCAACCCCTTACGAACTAGGTACTATAATAACTACCCCCATTCAAGGGACGGGGACACTGAAGCTCAGGAGGTTAAGCGACTCAGCCAGGCCACAAAGCCAACACTTGGTGGAGCTGAGATGTGAACTGAGATCTTGCTTAGGGTTGGAAACCGAGAACAGTCATAACTCCCTGTGCCTCCCAGAGGTCCTGGGAGATGGCTGCAGGTTGAGGAAAAGGCTTTTACATCACCAAGGTGCTGAGCCCTGGGGGCTgactccacctccccaccccatacCAGGTTTCCAGGGTTTGCCCAGCCAGGAGGTCACGGTGATGCCTGGTGGAAGAGGCTGGTCGATGCCCTCCCAGTACACGCCGCCGTCGCTGGTCTCAGCCACGTTGGTGAAAAGGGTGTTACTCTGGATTGTGGCCATGGCATTGGGATTGGTGGTGGCAGAGGTGCCAGGGGCCACTCCGAAGAAGCCATTCTCAGGGTTGATGGCCCGGAGTCGACCTGCCAGGAGGAGaagtgaaaaaaaggaaggacTAACCAGGAAGAGTTGAGAGGTTCAGTCTCGGAAGTTTCTGCTCAGCCCCTCCCGGCCCTGAACTGGACCCTAGATCTGAGGGGAAAGGTTCTGCATCTCCAGGGTGGCTGGGCTGCCAGGAGGCACGGGGGAGGGGCCGTTGTTCTGGAAAAGGTTCTCACTGACAAAGTTCACCCTGAGCAGTGGAGGGGAGGCTCCTACACTCTGGTAGGAACAAGAACCGAGAGTACGATCAGAGGGCCTCTCACCATCACTGTCAAACCTCATCCAGGCGATGTCATCCCCCACACACTCCACTTTCCAGCCTGGCAGTGCCGGCCGCATCATGGCCAGGTTTGTCTTGCCACAGGCACTCGGGAAGGCGGCTGCCACATAGCGCTTCTTCCCCTCGGGGTTGGTGATACCCAGGATCTGTGAGGCGAGGAGAGAGGAAACAAGGAAGAGGTCACCAGAGGTCAGGCATGGTCTGCACGGGATGAACAGCAAGGGGTCAACAGGGAGGACCAACGTTTGTTCACTAAACAGGTGCGCCGCCTTGCCACACGGTGTGGGGTGGCAGCAAGGGGAAGCCCCCCGACATTCAGCAGCCTTGGGTCAAAGCTTCGGGCATTTGGGCAGAATCCCTGGCCCACCAGTCTGGCACCTGACAATGGAGAGGCGAGGCTGAGGATGACtggccaggccccgcccctggCCTGCCCCCTAAAGCTGCCCAGATCCTCACCAGGCCCTCACCAGCATGTGCTCCGCCAGCCAGCCCTCATCACGGGCCAGCCGAGAGGCGATGCGAAGGGCAAAGCACTTCTTGCCCAGCAGGGAGTTGCCACCGTAGCCGCTGCCGAACGAGACGATCTCCCGCTGGTCAGGCACGTGGCCAATCAGGGTTTTCTCTGGGTTGCATGGCCACTGGCTCACTGGCTCCCCTGAGGACAATGGGGTCATGGGGCTGCTGGCAGGGGCATCAGGCATTGGGGTGTCTGGGGCCGGAGGGATTGGGGTTGGCAGGAAAGACACTCGGGAGCAGTGGCGGTGTCAATGGGTGGCTGAAGGCTGCCACTTCATAGCATCCATCAGCTCCCATGCCCCTACTCTTGGCCATGGATAATTTACTCTTCTCAATCTCTTGCAAACTGCTCTTCCAATGCAGCCTCACCCCCAGCCCACTGTTGCCCTAGATCTTGGGAATTCGATATCTCACTGATTAGGATGGGTAGGGTGTGGGGTTTCCTCTGAATGCAAGCAGGCCTCTGTGCCCTCCCTGGGCCGAGCAGGCACTCACCTTGCCCAGTCAGGGGCTGGCCCACGGAGTGCAGGCACTTGACAAAGTCTCCATCTCCCAGGGCCTGAAGCACGGGTGTCCCCAGACGGGTCATAATCCGCATGCTTGCCACCACATAGGCGGAGTCCGTGAGCTGCACTCCGATGCGGGACAGCGGGGAGCCCACGGGACCCATGCTGAATGGAAGCACGTACATGGTGCGGCCTGTGGAGGAAAACGCCACCTGGATCAAGGGTTCCAACCTGTTCATACCTTCAGTGCCCCTGCCTCTGTGGCCCTGCCCTGGTTACCCTGCATGCAGCCTGGAAACCTCTCATCCACAGCTTGCTGGAACTCAGCTGGGGACATCCAGTTGCCCAGCTGCCCACGGGCCCCACCAGCCGGGAGGGGCACCGTGTCCCGTTGAGAAGGAGTTACAATCACCGTCTTGCTCTCTACTCGTGCCACATCCTTGGGGTCTGTGCGGGCCAGCCAGCTGGGGGAGAGCAGATATGAAGAAGACAGTGGCCAGCAGAGCTCCCTCATCCCAGACCCACTCTTTCAAGTCCAACTTTGTCTCTAGGTCTTCTGTTggccttatttttttcccatccatTTGCATCTCAGTTGCTTCCTCCAGATTTTGTCCCAATCTAAGTGTTAGTGCCCTTGGCCCCAGCCCTCTAATGGCCTCTGCCCTGGCAAAGACTCCCTGAActtgtaagtttaaaaaaaaaaaaaaaaaaaaaaaaagcaaaggcttTTATTTGTATCCGCTTCTTCACTTAACGTAAAAATACAGACCAATCCCAATAATTCCTGATTGTTTCCCCCAAAGCTCGCATTCTCTCTCATTCCATTGGGATGGTCTACTTAAATTTGATTCTGTCTTGGTAAACCCAAAGTGGCCTCAGCCCACACAGCTGCCCCCATCTTGCAGGTCTCTGGGCTCAGGGCTTACCAGTTGTTGTACTTCGGGAGCTTTCGGATGAGTCCCTGTTGTTCCAGCAGGGTCAGCGTGGCAGTGTTTTCCACCTCGGTCCCATCACAGATGTGGATGCCCTCTGGTTGGCACAGGCGGGCACTATGTTCCACAAAGTCTCGAACCTTAGCAGGCAGCTGGCCCAGATCTCCACTGAGTACTCGCAGGGTCTGGATGCTGCGCCGTGATGGCCAGAGCCAGGGGCTCAGCCCATGCCAGCTAAGCCTgcgagagaagaaacagagaggtaATGGGCCAGGCGTTCTCGTGGAAGATGGGCAAGTCAAGGGGACAGAAAGCCAGGCTGCTGAGGATGGGCTAAAGTAGGTCTGGGTACAGGCACCACAAAGAGGTTggaataggtgagggagatgggTTCAGGCCTTGTGTATCTTGTGGCCTTTATGAGGCTTAGTGAGGATGTCTCCTGATTAGCAAGGGACAGGTATCACCAAATGAGCATAAAGGCACAGGTCTGCTGTGTGGAAGTGTATGTACAGGCATGCTGATTTATTGTAGGCCTAGCTCAAGCCCATTTTTCACTATGTCTGGTCAATGTTTGGAAATGAGCGGGTGTCCCATGGCCCAAATGCCAATAAATTGTGCCCGGTTGACAGCTTCCTGTGTTTGgtgtccttttcattctttttttttttttttttttttccttttttaagtggCACCCAaactggagcagggatcgaacccgtgtcccctgcattggcaggcggattctcaaccactgtgccacctaggaagcccctccttttCATTCTTAAGTACAGTTTTTATAAGTTAAAAAGGCagctgtttttattcttttcttttgatgtgCATGCTCTAAGACTATGAAAGCCTCAAGCAGAGGACCAGGTTTCTAGATTTGGGCCCTTGCACAGAGAGTGGGTGATCTGATGTCAGGATTCCAGGCACTGGATCTGCAGCTGCCCACCTGGGCCAAAAGGATTGCATAAAGTGTTGCCACTGGGTAGGTATTTTTGAACTGTGTGGAAGGGTGACTGCTGGAGAATGTCACTGGCTGGGGTGCAAGCCTCAATTCTTAGAACAGGGTCCCTGGGATCTGTCCCTTTACACCCCTAGGAGACAGAAAAGTAGGGTCTGCTCTGATTGGCCTGGACCCAGAGCAGAGTGACCCAGAGAGAACAAAGGCCAAGAGAGAGAAGTTGCCGTCCTCCTATGCCAGGGCCTCGTCCGCCAGAAACTGTGCCCGACATGCCCAGCACCACATGACCTTGGCTCTCTTTCCTAGAGAACACATGCCTAGAACTttggttggtggtggtggggtggaaCATTAGACAGCGGGATGCTCAGACTCACAGGGAATAAgcctggggaagggaggatgCTCAGACCATGAATGTGGGAGCTGGGGTGGCTTCACTGGGCAGGGCACGGTGGAAATCCAGTGTGGCCCCAGGGGCAGAGGTGGAAGCCTCCTTGGACCTGGTTCTGTTCCGCCTCAGAGAGAAGTTTTCCCCTGAGCATTAATTTTAAAGGCACACAGCCTTTGGGAGAACCTCTCTCCGTGGGGAAGCTGGCTCAGGAAGTCTCCTGTGAAGCTCCCCCACTCTCCTCCGGTCTACTGAGTGGgaccttcccctttccctctgctCCAGAGATCACCCACAAGGGCTGGCCAAGTGGAACCAGCTGTGGGAGAGCCAGAGGGTCAGCTCAGACTCTGGGACAAAAGCTGAGAAGGGAGGTTACAGAGGGAAGACAGGAAGCTGTGAAAAGGGGGAGAGGGCAGACATGCAGGGCCTAGGGGCTCCAGTCCTGGACAGGGGACGAAGCCAGCCAGGTAAGAATGAAGGCAACTTGGCCTCCTCCTGCAccttgcctccctccttcccgcgGCCCCAGACCCCTCTGGCTGCGCTGGGCTTCTTGCCAGGTTCCAGTCCGGGGTGgtggtggggcggggcagggaatGCTGTTTACCTTCTACCTCCTTTTGGGAGCTCTGAGTTTAGTGCCCAGGGGCTCAGGCACCCTTGACCCCAGGGCCCTACTGCTCCCTACCGCAACCCAGGGCACAAGCATTACATCTGTAAAGCGAAGGAGGAGACACGGAGACTGGGCCCAGAGAGAACGAgcgaggaggggaaaggaagttcTGAGAGTGGCAGACAGAGACGGTGTGGTCAGGGACCCGCaaagcagggagagggaggaggcgaCGGAAACCGAGAGACCCGGAGCGGCTGAGGCCGCCCCGATCTCCGGCGAGACGCACGACCCCACAGGCCGGGGATCCAGACGCACTCGCCACCtgcccgcctcctcctcctcggaTGAGAAACCAGGCAGAGAACGGCGAGCAGGAGAGCGCAAATGGCAGCCCCGAGGCGGGCGAGAGCAGAGGAAGGTGCGGGTCGGCCCCTGGACTGGGGGTCACTCACCGCAGGCCAGGGCGGTACACAGCGGCCATGGCACCTGGGCGGGGGCTGCGGGGTGGCCGTGAGAACAGAGCGGAGCCGGGGAGATAaagaaggcagggaaggagggagcgcGGCGCAGAGAGCGGGAGCTCAGGCCAGGCGGGAGGCGCTTAAAAAGGAGGAGGGCGGGCACAGGGGCGGGACCCAGTAGGGCCAGCCTGACCCTCTCTCCGCCCGGGGGCTCTAGCCCCAGGTCCGCCCAGCCAAGGTCCCACCCCCTGGCATTCTACCCCCCAAATCCTGGCTCCCATTGGAGGATTGGGTCCTCTCCTCGGCTCCCCCCTCCCTGAGGCCCCGCCCACCGCTCCGCCTCACCCCCTGCACATGATGTAATTTCGAGGACTCTTGCTCCCGGGAGATAGCGAC from the Hippopotamus amphibius kiboko isolate mHipAmp2 chromosome 2, mHipAmp2.hap2, whole genome shotgun sequence genome contains:
- the PCK2 gene encoding phosphoenolpyruvate carboxykinase [GTP], mitochondrial, which gives rise to MAAVYRPGLRLSWHGLSPWLWPSRRSIQTLRVLSGDLGQLPAKVRDFVEHSARLCQPEGIHICDGTEVENTATLTLLEQQGLIRKLPKYNNCWLARTDPKDVARVESKTVIVTPSQRDTVPLPAGGARGQLGNWMSPAEFQQAVDERFPGCMQGRTMYVLPFSMGPVGSPLSRIGVQLTDSAYVVASMRIMTRLGTPVLQALGDGDFVKCLHSVGQPLTGQGEPVSQWPCNPEKTLIGHVPDQREIVSFGSGYGGNSLLGKKCFALRIASRLARDEGWLAEHMLILGITNPEGKKRYVAAAFPSACGKTNLAMMRPALPGWKVECVGDDIAWMRFDSDGRLRAINPENGFFGVAPGTSATTNPNAMATIQSNTLFTNVAETSDGGVYWEGIDQPLPPGITVTSWLGKPWKPGDKEPCAHPNSRFCAPARQCPIIDPAWEAPEGVPIDAIIFGGRRPKGVPLVYEAFNWRHGVFVGSAMRSEATAAAEHKGKVIMHDPFAMRPFFGYNFGHYLEHWLSMEGLKGAQLPRIFHVNWFRRNETGHFLWPGFGENARVLDWICRRLEGEDSARETPIGLVPKEGALDLSGLGAVDTTQLFSLPKDFWEQEVRDIRSYLTEQVNQDLPKEVLAELEALEGRVRRM